One window of the Carnobacterium maltaromaticum DSM 20342 genome contains the following:
- a CDS encoding IS1380-like element IS1678 family transposase has protein sequence MTSLHKNQVKFNSNITISHTGGQLSSDSGLVLVKELMNTFGFSELAKQHIHIEDERAYFTHDNLSILEQFIMQLIAGYSADSAANLLRQDPVFKAVLDRKELASQSSLSRFLDRLSEENIHELQALNQELIDKARLIRNDTELIIDLDSTHSDTFGHQEQTDYNTHYQTYGYHPLVAFDGLTGDFLKAELRSGNQYTSKGVKEFLTPLLEHYNHSLPNTDILVRGDSGFATPGVYDSCESKKSHYVIRLKNNRRLGQIAEKSVLYGDNQKWEEREVQYFSTTYQAQSWSQSRRVCIRSTREAGELLFRHEFIVTNLSENVSPDTIFSLYAKRGTMENFIKEAKAGFYFDKTDSPRFLENHVRMMLSLIAYNLVNFLRTIGFEEVQKGMTIHSIRLKFLKVAGKLVQTGRRVYLKLSSYHVYQNEFYRVFARLRRASQWI, from the coding sequence ATGACTAGCTTACACAAAAACCAAGTAAAATTCAATTCAAATATCACTATTTCTCATACAGGTGGTCAATTATCGAGTGATTCGGGTCTCGTCCTAGTGAAAGAGCTGATGAACACCTTCGGTTTTTCTGAACTGGCTAAGCAACACATTCACATTGAAGACGAACGAGCATATTTTACTCATGACAACTTATCCATACTTGAGCAGTTCATTATGCAATTAATTGCTGGTTACTCAGCTGATTCTGCAGCTAATCTCCTGAGACAAGATCCTGTGTTTAAAGCTGTTTTAGATAGGAAAGAACTCGCTTCTCAATCTTCACTTTCTCGATTTTTAGATCGACTATCTGAGGAGAATATCCATGAACTTCAAGCTTTGAACCAAGAACTTATTGATAAAGCACGCCTCATCCGTAATGATACGGAATTAATCATTGATTTAGATTCGACCCATTCAGATACATTTGGTCACCAAGAACAAACGGATTATAATACCCACTACCAAACCTATGGTTATCATCCATTGGTAGCTTTTGACGGATTGACTGGTGACTTCTTAAAAGCTGAACTACGTTCAGGAAATCAATATACATCAAAAGGCGTAAAGGAGTTTCTCACACCTTTATTAGAGCACTATAATCACTCTCTACCAAACACTGACATCTTGGTTCGTGGAGACAGCGGGTTCGCTACACCTGGTGTGTATGATTCGTGTGAATCAAAAAAGAGTCATTATGTTATTCGACTGAAGAATAATCGTAGACTAGGTCAAATAGCTGAGAAATCAGTACTTTATGGCGATAATCAAAAGTGGGAAGAACGAGAAGTTCAGTACTTCTCCACCACTTATCAAGCACAATCCTGGTCACAAAGTCGTCGCGTGTGTATACGCTCAACACGTGAAGCGGGCGAACTACTCTTTCGACATGAGTTTATCGTGACGAATCTATCAGAAAATGTTTCTCCTGATACCATCTTTTCTCTCTATGCCAAACGTGGCACAATGGAGAACTTCATTAAAGAAGCGAAAGCTGGCTTTTACTTTGACAAGACAGACAGTCCTCGCTTTTTGGAGAATCATGTCCGAATGATGCTCAGCTTGATAGCTTACAACTTAGTCAACTTCTTAAGAACGATTGGCTTTGAGGAAGTCCAAAAGGGAATGACCATTCATTCTATTCGATTGAAGTTTCTGAAAGTTGCTGGGAAATTAGTCCAAACGGGTAGACGAGTCTATCTCAAATTATCTAGTTATCATGTGTATCAGAATGAATTCTACAGGGTCTTTGCTCGCCTGAGGCGAGCCAGTCAATGGATCTAA
- a CDS encoding Rgg/GadR/MutR family transcriptional regulator codes for MRKYGETIRKIRVGKGIKQSELYKDLISKSYAINFEQGKHDISFSLLEEILDRLLVSVDEFQYIDRDYNPNHINHFFSLFSNYANSNNIEKLEELLLESEPYEDKLSLIKTALVKSRISQMKVFNETGSLVKAQISRHNQEVILNYLSSIQTWTYFEIILFTNTVEYMNSKEKNTYFELISRFVSKYKHYESAHSCLCTLYVNSIYDLLTESSITQSRSVLDLLMRELKELSQNPTYGFHRIIYNYYEGIILMNDSKNDPPNFDKGEHKSRFAIQMLQELEQTFIASIFETTLTNFLDSHHLNHSN; via the coding sequence GTGAGAAAATACGGTGAAACAATTAGAAAAATCAGAGTGGGAAAAGGAATTAAACAAAGTGAGCTTTATAAAGACTTAATCTCCAAAAGCTATGCTATTAATTTTGAACAAGGCAAGCATGATATTTCCTTTAGTTTGTTAGAGGAGATATTAGATCGACTTTTAGTTTCTGTTGATGAATTTCAATATATTGACCGAGACTATAACCCAAATCATATTAACCACTTTTTTTCGTTATTTTCAAATTATGCAAATTCAAATAATATTGAAAAATTAGAAGAACTTTTGCTTGAAAGTGAACCTTACGAAGACAAACTCTCTTTAATAAAAACAGCTTTGGTAAAATCTAGGATTAGCCAAATGAAGGTATTCAATGAAACTGGAAGTCTAGTTAAAGCTCAAATAAGTCGGCACAATCAAGAAGTCATCCTTAACTATTTATCCTCTATTCAAACATGGACATATTTTGAAATAATCCTATTTACGAATACAGTAGAATATATGAACTCTAAAGAAAAAAATACTTATTTTGAGTTAATTTCTCGCTTTGTAAGCAAATATAAACACTATGAGTCTGCACATTCTTGTCTATGTACTCTCTATGTAAACTCGATTTATGATTTATTAACAGAATCTTCTATTACTCAGTCTAGATCTGTTTTAGATCTTTTAATGCGTGAGCTTAAAGAGTTATCCCAGAATCCAACCTATGGTTTTCATAGAATTATTTATAACTATTATGAAGGAATAATCCTAATGAATGATTCGAAAAATGATCCTCCTAATTTCGACAAAGGTGAACATAAATCACGCTTTGCTATTCAAATGTTGCAAGAACTTGAACAAACATTTATAGCTAGTATTTTTGAAACTACTTTAACTAATTTTTTAGATTCTCATCATCTAAATCATTCAAACTAA
- a CDS encoding zinc ribbon domain-containing protein codes for MAKTNLCQSCGMPLKDEADFGTEKDGTLSTKYCEKCYQDGEWTKTDLDFDGMYAYNLKKFQESDMNKIEKFFLNKMYTKKFMKKLERWN; via the coding sequence GTGGCAAAAACAAATCTATGTCAAAGCTGTGGCATGCCTTTAAAAGATGAGGCGGATTTTGGAACTGAAAAAGATGGAACATTATCAACTAAGTATTGTGAGAAGTGTTACCAAGATGGCGAATGGACAAAAACAGATTTAGATTTTGATGGCATGTATGCTTATAATTTAAAGAAATTCCAAGAATCCGATATGAATAAAATTGAAAAGTTCTTTTTGAATAAGATGTATACAAAAAAATTCATGAAAAAACTAGAAAGATGGAATTAA
- a CDS encoding FAD-dependent oxidoreductase codes for MKVIIVGASHGGHQSALEILDRYEGADVTIYEKGDFVSFLSCGMQLYLEDKVTQVDDVRNFKPEDIEKRGGKVKSQHEVLTFDADKKEVTIKNLATGELLVDTYDKLILASGVTPAALPVPNADLENIFFMRGRAWALQIKDKLSDDKVKNVVVIGSGYIGVEAAEVFAKAGKNVTIIDMIDNVLGNYLDQEMTDILAPVFKENGVNLELGAQIKGFVGEKQVTGVEHQNGVVDADLVIVAAGLTPNTSWLEGLVDLEERGQIKVDEYLRTSAKDVYAVGDAILPLNVASQKHAPVALATTARREARYVVRNLTKDQPTEKFQGVLGTSALAVFGYNLAMTGLNEFSASRSEVQIKGNFYKDTLRPTFVKNDGNTEVYVKLNFDEKSHKILGGQVLSTYDITAHINTLALAIKTGLTLEDLAEADFFFQPGFDRQWSLLNLAAQSALGETKF; via the coding sequence ATGAAAGTAATAATTGTAGGAGCAAGTCACGGTGGACATCAATCGGCGTTAGAAATTTTAGACAGATATGAAGGTGCCGATGTAACGATTTATGAGAAAGGCGATTTTGTCTCATTTTTATCATGCGGAATGCAGTTGTATCTGGAAGATAAGGTTACTCAAGTTGATGATGTACGAAATTTCAAGCCTGAAGATATTGAAAAACGTGGTGGGAAAGTTAAGAGTCAGCACGAAGTTTTAACTTTTGATGCAGACAAAAAAGAAGTGACCATTAAAAATTTAGCAACAGGTGAACTGTTGGTTGACACATATGACAAACTTATTTTAGCTTCTGGAGTTACTCCGGCAGCATTACCAGTTCCAAATGCTGATTTAGAGAATATTTTCTTTATGCGTGGTCGTGCTTGGGCTCTTCAAATCAAAGACAAGCTTTCTGATGATAAAGTTAAAAATGTTGTCGTGATTGGTAGCGGCTATATTGGTGTTGAGGCAGCAGAAGTTTTTGCTAAAGCTGGCAAAAATGTCACAATCATTGATATGATTGATAATGTCCTAGGAAACTATTTAGATCAAGAGATGACAGATATTTTAGCACCAGTTTTTAAAGAAAATGGTGTGAACCTTGAACTTGGGGCACAAATAAAAGGCTTTGTTGGTGAAAAACAAGTTACAGGTGTTGAACATCAAAATGGTGTTGTGGATGCTGATTTAGTCATTGTAGCGGCTGGGTTAACACCAAATACTAGCTGGCTTGAAGGTTTAGTTGATTTAGAAGAGCGTGGACAAATTAAAGTTGATGAGTATTTACGTACATCGGCCAAAGATGTTTATGCTGTTGGAGACGCAATCTTGCCATTAAATGTAGCAAGCCAAAAACACGCGCCTGTAGCATTGGCGACAACGGCTCGTCGTGAAGCTAGATATGTCGTTCGTAATCTAACAAAAGATCAACCTACTGAAAAATTCCAAGGTGTACTTGGAACAAGTGCTTTAGCTGTATTTGGATACAATTTAGCTATGACTGGTTTAAATGAATTTTCAGCTAGTCGCTCAGAAGTACAAATCAAAGGGAACTTTTACAAAGATACGTTGCGCCCAACATTTGTTAAAAATGATGGGAATACTGAAGTTTATGTGAAACTTAATTTTGATGAAAAATCCCATAAAATACTTGGTGGACAAGTCTTATCAACATATGATATTACTGCCCACATCAATACACTTGCGCTTGCCATTAAAACGGGCTTAACATTAGAAGATTTAGCTGAAGCTGACTTCTTCTTCCAACCAGGTTTTGACCGTCAATGGAGTTTGTTAAATTTAGCAGCTCAATCGGCTTTAGGCGAAACTAAATTTTAA
- a CDS encoding PTS sugar transporter subunit IIC — translation MEKLLERFALKILPIANAIGQQRHLQAVRNGLISILPLTIIGSFFVILLNVPIAGYAEMIAPFSAALDIPFRYTVGIMALYSAFTIGSFLGKSYKLDGVTSGFLSMLATILMVVPINLKEGIDTAGNAVNAGRYIPIAPLSSQGLFGAIVASLLAVEIYRFTKERKLEIKMPDGVPPVVSSSFAALLPTLFIVLVFWIPRHFFDFDLNGVLTVLISPLKTFLTGNNLLGGLLTQFMICLFWAMGIHGHAVLGPIIRPFWDQAIIENADLFQGGMSAFQLPNIFTEQFYQWYAQMGGTGATLALCFLFLFSKSSYLKQLGKLSILPGIFNINEPLIFGAPIVMNPLLAVPFILVPIVNTILIYIVTILGWMPRMMVKPPFTLPAPFGALVTSNWNIVAFIMVFVCFIASLAIYYPFFKLFEKNQLKQEADTVAQANMMEV, via the coding sequence ATGGAAAAATTATTAGAACGGTTTGCTTTGAAAATACTCCCAATTGCCAATGCCATCGGTCAACAACGTCATTTACAAGCTGTCAGAAATGGACTTATCTCAATTTTACCCCTGACAATTATTGGTTCATTTTTTGTCATCCTTTTAAATGTGCCGATTGCAGGCTACGCAGAAATGATTGCGCCCTTTAGCGCTGCATTAGATATTCCATTTCGTTATACAGTTGGAATTATGGCCCTCTATTCCGCTTTTACAATTGGGTCTTTTTTAGGGAAATCATATAAGTTAGATGGCGTTACTAGCGGATTTCTTTCGATGCTTGCTACAATTTTAATGGTCGTTCCAATTAACTTGAAGGAAGGTATTGATACTGCTGGAAATGCCGTTAACGCTGGGCGCTACATTCCTATCGCTCCACTAAGCTCTCAAGGACTTTTTGGCGCAATTGTCGCCTCTTTACTGGCAGTTGAAATTTATCGTTTTACAAAGGAACGAAAATTGGAAATAAAAATGCCTGATGGCGTTCCACCTGTCGTTTCAAGCTCTTTCGCAGCTTTACTTCCAACGCTTTTTATTGTCTTAGTTTTTTGGATTCCACGTCACTTTTTTGATTTCGATTTAAATGGTGTTTTAACCGTTCTCATTTCACCATTAAAAACTTTTTTAACAGGAAATAATTTATTGGGCGGTCTCTTAACTCAGTTTATGATTTGCTTATTCTGGGCAATGGGTATTCATGGTCATGCCGTTCTTGGACCCATTATCCGTCCATTTTGGGATCAAGCCATTATTGAAAACGCCGATCTATTTCAAGGAGGTATGAGCGCTTTCCAATTGCCAAATATCTTCACAGAACAATTTTATCAATGGTACGCTCAAATGGGTGGAACAGGGGCAACCTTAGCGTTATGTTTCTTATTCCTTTTTTCAAAATCTAGTTACTTAAAACAGTTAGGTAAACTATCTATTTTACCAGGAATTTTCAACATCAATGAGCCTCTGATTTTCGGTGCACCGATTGTGATGAATCCATTATTAGCTGTTCCATTTATTTTAGTACCCATTGTAAATACTATTTTGATTTATATTGTCACGATTCTGGGTTGGATGCCACGCATGATGGTCAAACCGCCTTTCACACTCCCTGCTCCGTTTGGTGCTCTAGTTACATCTAACTGGAACATTGTAGCATTCATTATGGTTTTCGTTTGCTTTATCGCTTCACTCGCAATTTACTATCCGTTCTTTAAATTATTTGAAAAAAATCAATTAAAACAAGAAGCAGATACTGTAGCACAAGCTAACATGATGGAGGTGTAA